ttcgctctctctccctcctacagtGAGGAGCATCTACAATCCATAGAGACACCCCTTTCAAGAGCCGATTCACCAAACATCTCCTTTTTTTATTGGAATAATTGTCATGGGACAATTATTAATTCTCTAAAAAAATATGCTGAAAAATAGACGGCATTCTATTTTTAAACTGACATGAACAAAGTCAAGTGAGGAAATATAAATGATAAATCAAGAGACCATTTAATTTCTAACAGTTCTTCATGGTTTTAAAACGACTTGAAAGAGAAGAATAGAATGTACTGGTAAAATGAACATCAAGAGAACCGCTTAATTGTCTTGTATCAGAGGTGATTTATCAACATATTAGAACTAAGGGTGGGTCATGACCAATTTTCCATGCATGTTGTCATGATGACcagcccctccaccccctcctccctcctctggttGGTCCAGCTTTTGCTGTGGCTTCACCACCATGGACTTCAGCTGACAGAGGCCGTACCCCCATGTCCCAACCCCTGTAGCTGCTCCAATCAGGCAAGCCGCGTCATCTGTACAAGGAAAAGTTTAGAGGACGTACCGGACAGTATTTCTGTGAACACAAGATACCTCAACTTACAAGAGAACACGATTCAGGTAAATATGcctttctttcattacatttacCCACAATTCATACATGTACGCATATGAACAAAGTATGCTTTACGGCAGAGAGGTTTCATATGGCTACAATGTACCAGCATGTTTTTATATCTCTCAACAGGTGATAAAGTCAGACACGTTCAAGCACCTGCGGCATTTGGAAATACTGCAGCTCTCCAAGAATCACATCCGACAGATTGAGGTGGGCGCGTTCAATGGCCTGCCAAACCTCAACACCCTTGAGCTCTTTGACAATCGCCTCACGCTGGTACCATCGCAGGCCTTTGAGTACCTCAGCAAGCTGCGGGAGCTCTGGCTACGGAACAACCCCATCGAGACACTGCCAGCGTACGCCTTTCACCGCGTTCCCTCCCTGCGCCGGCTCGACCTGGGCGAACTCAGAAAGCTGGACTACATCTCTGAGGCCGCCTTTGAGGGCCTGGTCAACTTGCGCTTCCTGAACCTGGGCATGTGCGGCCTGAAGGACATCCCCAACCTCACACCCTTGGTCAGACTGGAGGAGCTGGAGCTGTCAGGAAACCAACTGGGGATCGTCAGGCCGGGCTCCTTCCAGGGCCTGGTGTCACTGCGCAAGCTGTGGCTCATGCACTCCAAGGTGACGGTCATTGAGCGCAATGCCTTCGACGACCTGAAGAACCTGGAGGAGCTCAACCTGTCCCACAACTCTCTGCATTCACTGCCCCACGACCTCTTCACCCCGCTGCACCAGTTGGAGCGGGTGCACCTCAACCACAACCCCTGGGTGTGCAACTGCGATGTCCTGTGGCTCAGTTGGTGGCTCAAGGAGACAGTGCCCAGTAACACCACATGCTGTGCCCGTTGCCACGCGCCCCCAGTCCTGAAGGGCCGCTACATCGGTGAGCTGGACCAGAGCCACTTCACATGCTACGCTCCTGTCATCGTAGAGCCACCCACCGACCTTAATGTCACAGAGGGTATGGCCGCGGAGCTGAAGTGTCGCACTGGCACCTCCATGACGTCTGTCAACTGGctcaccccaaatggcaccctcatGACCCATGGATCGTACCGCGTCAGGATCTCAGTCCTTCATGACGGAACCCTGAATTTCACCAACGTTACTGTGCAGGACACGGGCCAATACACCTGCATGGTGACCAACTCCGCAGGCAACACCACGGCGACTGCAGTGCTCAACGTGTCCTCCTCCGACTCCAGCAACCCCTACAGCTTCTTCACCACCGTCACTGTTGAAACCGTGGAAACAAACAATGGTGAAGATGCTGGGAGGCAGTACATCAACGAAACCTACGTACCACCAGATTACCTGGGTCCCACTTTTTCAGGAGGGGTACTGGGTAAAGGCAGGGCTGGATTCACCATATCTCCATCTCGCTCTtctctccactctttctctccgCGTGCCACCAGAAACACTGAAAATACAGTCACAGTGTCAATAATGGATGTCACAAACATGACTGGCCTGGACGACGTGATGAAGACCACCAAGATCATCATTGGCTGCTTTGTGGCCATCACCTTCATGGCAGCCGTGATGCTTGTGGTCTTCTACAAGCTGAGGAAGCAGCACCAGCTGCACAAGCACCATGGCCCCACCCGCGCTATTGAGATCATCAACGTGGAAGACGAGATTGGTGCCGGGGCCGGGAGCGGCATCTCAGGGGGATCGACCATGCAATCTGGGTGCGGAGGAGACGGAACATTGAGGATGCATCACCCGGAAATAGTCAACCTTCCCAACATTGGGCGATCAGAGCATCTTAACCATTACTACAAGGCCAATCATTTCAACAACAATGTGATGGGTCTGAGCATTGGGACTGGGGCAGGAGTCGGTACTCTAAGCAACAAGAGCAATCTATCTCCACTTAACCAGCAAGGCCAGGATATCCCAATCTCCTGTACACAGGTTCCAATCCCCTCCGCCACTTTCCAGACCATGTCTGGAAATGGCACCAACACCAACCCTCTTTCTGTTTCCCCACCTCTGCCAATGTCCCTCCCCATGCCCCCCATGGGATTGCATGGATCGATCAAGGGTTTCATGGGCCAGAACCAGAACCCACAAATGGAACCTCTTCTGTTCAAGGGAAACTCAAAGGAAAACGTTCAAGAGACTCAAATTTGAGAACAaagagtgaggaaagagagagagtgcaagggAACGACAGAGAGGGGATTGATGGCTGGTTTACGCACTGAATGATTAGACACTATAGTGCATTGACATTACACCAAGAGAGAGGATAGACTGACACCGCAATACACAAACGCATAGGCTGGTCAGCGACAGTGTACTGAGCCAAGGATTACCACAATGGGCCACTTGTGTTTGTAGTAACGGTCACGGCAATGGAGTTAAATATCGAACATCGCTACAATGTAAATCTGTGCCAAAGCAAATGTTTCTTGCCGTTTCTATGAGTTGTATTCACATAGAAGAAAGTACTGTGGCTCAATTCCCTAAGTCATTGTTGGCCAGTCTGTCAAGACATGCACAGCACGTACCACATTGAAGTTTGAGTTATGAGACATAACAGGACTAGACATTTCTAGTCATTTCTCTTTTACAGAAAACACTTGTGAAAGACACTCTGGTATGAACTCAATAGTCTCCCATGAGGCCGTAGGTAGGCATAAATGGAAGGACaaagggtacagtacagtacaaattACTGtgaaaattcacaaattctataAGTATATTTTCATTTGAGTATGTAACATTGCAGATTCCAATGCAGAGATATTTTGGAGGATGTATGAGCTGTAAAAGTTTGTTTTGTGAATTATCAGGGGGTGGTGATTGTGAAGGTTGAATTAT
This region of Oncorhynchus tshawytscha isolate Ot180627B linkage group LG25, Otsh_v2.0, whole genome shotgun sequence genomic DNA includes:
- the LOC112224083 gene encoding leucine-rich repeat-containing protein 4B, with the translated sequence MHVVMMTSPSTPSSLLWLVQLLLWLHHHGLQLTEAVPPCPNPCSCSNQASRVICTRKSLEDVPDSISVNTRYLNLQENTIQVIKSDTFKHLRHLEILQLSKNHIRQIEVGAFNGLPNLNTLELFDNRLTLVPSQAFEYLSKLRELWLRNNPIETLPAYAFHRVPSLRRLDLGELRKLDYISEAAFEGLVNLRFLNLGMCGLKDIPNLTPLVRLEELELSGNQLGIVRPGSFQGLVSLRKLWLMHSKVTVIERNAFDDLKNLEELNLSHNSLHSLPHDLFTPLHQLERVHLNHNPWVCNCDVLWLSWWLKETVPSNTTCCARCHAPPVLKGRYIGELDQSHFTCYAPVIVEPPTDLNVTEGMAAELKCRTGTSMTSVNWLTPNGTLMTHGSYRVRISVLHDGTLNFTNVTVQDTGQYTCMVTNSAGNTTATAVLNVSSSDSSNPYSFFTTVTVETVETNNGEDAGRQYINETYVPPDYLGPTFSGGVLGKGRAGFTISPSRSSLHSFSPRATRNTENTVTVSIMDVTNMTGLDDVMKTTKIIIGCFVAITFMAAVMLVVFYKLRKQHQLHKHHGPTRAIEIINVEDEIGAGAGSGISGGSTMQSGCGGDGTLRMHHPEIVNLPNIGRSEHLNHYYKANHFNNNVMGLSIGTGAGVGTLSNKSNLSPLNQQGQDIPISCTQVPIPSATFQTMSGNGTNTNPLSVSPPLPMSLPMPPMGLHGSIKGFMGQNQNPQMEPLLFKGNSKENVQETQI